Proteins from one Campylobacter concisus genomic window:
- a CDS encoding DsrE/DsrF/TusD sulfur relay family protein, with translation MKKFLFILTNQPYNGTDNAYNALRLAKTLKEKGEEVRIFLMNDAVDLARNSTKKPENYDVDLVAMLKELYASGAMLKVCGSCQTRCGLYAGEPYFEAEVKGSMDILSECVRQCDQAMTF, from the coding sequence ATGAAAAAATTTCTATTTATACTTACAAATCAACCATACAACGGTACCGACAACGCTTACAACGCATTAAGGCTAGCTAAAACGCTAAAAGAAAAAGGCGAAGAGGTTAGAATTTTTCTAATGAACGACGCGGTCGACCTTGCGCGAAATAGCACCAAAAAGCCGGAAAACTACGACGTAGATCTAGTAGCGATGTTAAAAGAGCTTTACGCTAGCGGCGCTATGCTAAAGGTTTGCGGTAGCTGCCAAACGAGGTGCGGTTTGTATGCGGGAGAGCCTTATTTCGAGGCTGAGGTGAAAGGCAGCATGGATATCTTGTCCGAGTGTGTTAGGCAGTGCGATCAAGCGATGACATTTTAG